One Nitrospirota bacterium genomic window, CCACCTCGAACTTGGAACGCTGGACAGCGTGCTCCAGAACATCCAGAACGATGACTATTACCCGAGCTTTGAGGAAAAACTAACCCACCTATTTTTCAGCGCTTGCAAGTTCCACTGCTTTCAGGATGGGAACAAGCGGATTGCCATCACGCTCTGCGCTCAGATGTTGCTGTTGAACGGCTATTTGTATTGTGCCGGCAGCTTCATTCGTGAGATGGAAAATATTAGTTATCATGTAGCGGCAGGCAATATCGACAAAGACCTGTTACTCGAAGTGATTATCGCTCACCTGCAAGAGGATTC contains:
- a CDS encoding Fic family protein; the protein is MELIYLALDQAIETHRKTVEVSGGGALGHLELGTLDSVLQNIQNDDYYPSFEEKLTHLFFSACKFHCFQDGNKRIAITLCAQMLLLNGYLYCAGSFIREMENISYHVAAGNIDKDLLLEVIIAHLQEDSENEALKLKILHAISREAP